A genomic segment from Bos taurus isolate L1 Dominette 01449 registration number 42190680 breed Hereford chromosome 1, ARS-UCD2.0, whole genome shotgun sequence encodes:
- the LOC782258 gene encoding arylacetamide deacetylase-like produces MMGRKTILLLIVGVLGAYYVYTPLPDNIEELWKLMWVTTCLKTMTHLLIDDPDVKIKLKTQSLIYPALQSLDLDLPSYRENSNFLGLTKSFVVRLWSGYFTTDRSLEKAMFFNQHVPVESSNLFKFVNWSSLLPEKFKKGHFYNSPTYDSNSFFPVIQGKNKQKQSKTKTDYSLSYKPSLFHVLFLPSSQPK; encoded by the exons ATGATGGGAAGAAAGACGATTTTGCTTCTGATCGTGGGGGTCCTTGGGGCATATTATGTTTACACACCTCTCCCGGATAATATTGAGGAGCTATGGAAATTAATGTGGGTAACAACGTGTTTGAAAACTATGACACATTTG ctCATAGATGACCCAGATGTCAAGATCAAACTCAAGACCCAGTCTTTAATTTATCCTGCCCTTCAGTCTCTTGATCTGGATTTACCATCATATCGGGAAAACTCAAATTTTCTTGGTCTGACCAAATCATTCGTGGTCAGATTGTGGAGTGGATACTTTACCACGGACAGATCACTTGAAAAAGCCATGTTCTTCAATCAACATGTACCAGTGGAATCAAGCAATCTGTTCAAATTTGTTAATTGGAGTTCTTTGCTCCCTGAGAAGTTTAAGAAAGGGCATTTTTATAACAGTCCAACTTATG ACAGCAACTCCTTTTTTCCAGTTATtcaaggcaaaaacaaacaaaagcagagTAAAACCAAAACAG attattcccTGAGCTATAAACCCTCTCTGTTTCATGTCCTCTTCCTCCCCAGTTCTCAACCAAAATGA